In Anaerolineales bacterium, a genomic segment contains:
- a CDS encoding ThiF family adenylyltransferase has product MLDGTIKPGGQLPSERELIQQLEVSRATLREALKAMEENNLIEARAGVGWFARALDAETLAAARGLSAYYRRPGSAKDPAPPAGDPPEGPRRLPASPDKPLHIPNLKTDRLGTFEFISWWEREKVRSAKVLVVGAGALGNEVVKNLALMGVGNLFVIDFDTVEAANLSRSVLFRDGDNKRSKAEVIAARAKSLNPDLHVQFLHGNATTQLGLGVIRRMDAVIGCLDNREARLALNRFCYWMNKPWVDGAIQELLGLVRVFVPGRGACFECTLTESARRDLSLRYSCPLLARQNILLGKVPTTPTIASIIGAMQSQEALKLIHAMPVEAGKVTHYNGLTNEMHTSAYVPREDCESHWTYGEVTELPARAEGTTLAEMLKIVRQDLGEEAVFELDQELILTLSCPQCNTRQEVLRPLEEVTFEAGHCPTCGILRETELTHEITGAETFLHRTLGSIGVPPLHILRARNASEFRFYELTGDLPEALHFRHFEDVPAAGIPLRERISIGEEVPLEGQSKPRIVLHEA; this is encoded by the coding sequence TTGCTTGACGGTACGATCAAACCGGGAGGGCAACTGCCTTCCGAACGGGAGTTGATCCAACAGCTTGAAGTCAGCCGGGCGACTCTGCGCGAGGCGCTTAAAGCGATGGAGGAAAACAACCTGATCGAAGCCCGAGCCGGCGTGGGCTGGTTCGCCCGCGCGCTCGACGCCGAGACTCTGGCCGCCGCGCGGGGGCTCTCGGCCTACTACCGACGCCCGGGGAGCGCAAAAGATCCCGCCCCGCCTGCGGGCGATCCGCCCGAAGGGCCGCGCCGCCTGCCCGCTTCTCCCGACAAGCCCCTCCACATCCCCAACCTGAAGACCGACCGGCTGGGGACCTTCGAGTTCATCTCCTGGTGGGAGCGCGAGAAGGTGCGAAGCGCCAAGGTGCTGGTGGTCGGCGCGGGGGCGCTGGGCAACGAAGTGGTCAAGAACCTGGCGCTGATGGGCGTGGGCAACCTGTTCGTGATCGATTTCGACACCGTGGAAGCGGCCAACCTCAGCCGCTCGGTCCTGTTCCGCGACGGCGACAACAAACGCAGCAAGGCCGAGGTGATCGCGGCCCGCGCCAAATCCCTCAACCCGGATCTGCACGTCCAGTTCCTGCACGGCAACGCGACCACTCAGCTCGGTCTGGGGGTCATCCGCCGGATGGACGCGGTGATCGGCTGCCTCGACAACCGCGAGGCGCGCCTGGCGCTGAACCGCTTCTGCTACTGGATGAACAAACCCTGGGTCGACGGCGCGATCCAAGAACTGCTCGGCCTGGTGCGGGTGTTCGTCCCCGGCCGGGGCGCGTGCTTCGAATGCACCCTCACCGAAAGCGCGCGGCGCGACCTTTCCCTGCGCTACTCCTGCCCCCTGCTCGCGCGGCAGAACATCCTGCTCGGCAAGGTGCCCACCACGCCGACGATCGCCTCGATCATCGGCGCGATGCAATCCCAGGAGGCGCTCAAGCTGATCCACGCGATGCCGGTGGAGGCGGGCAAGGTGACCCACTACAACGGCCTGACCAACGAGATGCACACCAGCGCCTACGTGCCGCGCGAAGATTGCGAAAGCCACTGGACGTACGGCGAAGTGACCGAACTGCCAGCCCGCGCCGAAGGAACGACTCTGGCCGAAATGCTCAAGATCGTCCGCCAGGATTTGGGCGAGGAGGCGGTGTTCGAACTCGACCAGGAGCTGATCCTGACGCTTTCGTGCCCGCAGTGCAACACGCGCCAAGAAGTGCTGCGGCCGCTCGAGGAAGTGACCTTCGAAGCCGGGCACTGCCCGACCTGCGGGATCCTGCGCGAGACCGAATTGACCCACGAGATCACCGGCGCCGAAACATTCCTGCACCGCACCCTGGGCAGCATCGGCGTCCCCCCGCTCCACATCCTGCGCGCCCGCAACGCCAGCGAATTCCGCTTCTACGAACTGACCGGCGACCTGCCCGAGGCGCTGCACTTCCGCCACTTCGAAGACGTTCCCGCCGCCGGAATCCCCCTGCGCGAACGGATTTCGATCGGCGAAGAGGTGCCGCTGGAGGGTCAATCGAAGCCCCGGATCGTTCTGCACGAGGCATAG